Genomic DNA from Shouchella patagoniensis:
CACCTTATTCTGGCCAAAAACAGTAGCAACTTAAGTGCAGTTGAAGCTTTGTCTTTCCGTTTGTTTCAAGGTATATTGCTTGTCAACAAAGGCGAGCTAAAAGAAGCAAAGGAAATCTTATTGGACTTGCAAAATGAAGACTACTCTTCAAAATACTTATTTGTCCGCGAAGTGGCATTTGTTTTAGCACAATGCTATACACAAATGAATGAACCAGAAAAAGCAATTATTTACGCCAAAGAAGCACTGCATATTTTTAAACAAGAGGATAATTACATCCGAGCGTTCCATACGCATATGTTACTTGGAATTAATTATACTCAAATGAATATGGTCGAAGAATCTCTACGTCTTTACAAGATGCTTTTGCGTAATACGAGGCTTTTTGGCCATGACGTACTGTATTATCAAGCAAAGTACAACCACGGTATTCTATTAAAAAAAATGGGCGAATATGAACAAAGCCACCAATGCTTTACAGAGTGTATATCGTACTATGAAGTTGGTAGTAAAAATTATGTATTTAGTTTGCTTGCGGATGTTGAAGTGTTATTCCATTTAGAAACTAAAAAAGAGCACATCGGTATCAGATTAAAAGAAATTATTGATATTAGTTCGGTTAGAGGGTTTGAGCGAATGAAGTTACAGGCGAAATACTATGCATTTCGCCTTGAATCAAATGATGCTATGTATGACTTCCTTGAACACGAGCTGCTTCCTCACCTTGATAAACAAGACAATAAAGAAGAACTGATTCCATACGCTTTAGAACTAGCGCAATGGTATCAAAAGAATGGTAAATACGAAAAAGCTACCGAGTATTTAAGCAAGTATGTGACGGGTGGTCATCGCAGAGAATTCTCCATTGTGTAATTTTACAAATAGGAATTGTACTACTCTCCCTCATAGACACTAACAAAAACACCTCAAAAAATTATCTCTGAGGTATTTTGAACGAAATGCTACAAGTTTATAATCAAAAATCCCAGTCATGGTAAACTCTGACCGGGATTATTTTCGTATTAACGTGTTGCTGCTTCTGCGTTTACTAGTCCGCTACCATAAAGATTCGTATTGCCAAGATTAGTTGCAGTATTTTTCAAGTGATTTCTAACTTGTACATTAGACCATGAAGGGTTTTTCTGTTTAACAAGTGCTGCAACACCAGCTACGTGAGGAGTTGCCATTGAAGTACCATTCAAACTCGCATAACGGTTCCCTGGATATGTGCTTTGAACACCTACGCCAGGAGCGACAATATCAAGACCTGCACCATATTGAGAGAAGCTTGCACGGTTGTTATTTTGATCAGTTGCACCTACTGCCATCGCATTCGCGTAACGTGC
This window encodes:
- a CDS encoding helix-turn-helix domain-containing protein codes for the protein MELGRTIKYYRIKHNMTQAELADGICSIPHLSKIENTIYNANHATASLLLERLGINIEDEYAQHSEIKQALESFIEAIQFVDVKEAKRIQKRLLEKEHIIPRTDFINTYHLYMMRYHLMNGSINLAFEEHLILAKNSSNLSAVEALSFRLFQGILLVNKGELKEAKEILLDLQNEDYSSKYLFVREVAFVLAQCYTQMNEPEKAIIYAKEALHIFKQEDNYIRAFHTHMLLGINYTQMNMVEESLRLYKMLLRNTRLFGHDVLYYQAKYNHGILLKKMGEYEQSHQCFTECISYYEVGSKNYVFSLLADVEVLFHLETKKEHIGIRLKEIIDISSVRGFERMKLQAKYYAFRLESNDAMYDFLEHELLPHLDKQDNKEELIPYALELAQWYQKNGKYEKATEYLSKYVTGGHRREFSIV